The Dethiosulfovibrio faecalis DNA window ATTTCTGAAAAGACACGCTCAAAGAATACTTCCATATTTTGATAACATGTTTCTAGCTTATGGTGATTGGCCATATATGCCGCATCAAATATCTCAAACCTAAGTTTTCGTCCGGTAATTCCGAACCCTTCATGATGGACTTCTTCTCCCTCTTTAAGGCCGAGAAATTGACAAGGAAAATAGAACTGCGGCATTACTTTCAACTCCTTTTTTAATGTTATGAAATTGACCTGCCCCCAATGCGCTTCAACTAAAATTCGTTACATTTACATAAATCTTCATGGGCCAATGATACCACGGCTTCAGCCCAGTCTTTTGCTCTATCCTATTTCCAGCGTTGACTTTAAACGCACTTCGCTCTATTGTGAAAATTAACGAAAGACATTCATGAGATCACCCCAAGGAAGCCATCCCACTATGGACTTCGTCCACCCCATCAAAGACAAGCACGAGGTTGAGGCTATGAAGAAGGTACTCAAGAACGGCCGTCTGAGGGACTACGCGCTCTTCGACCTCGGCATTAAATCTGCCCTTCGAATCTCTGGCCTCCTCGCCTTAACGGTTAAGAACGTGACCACAGACAAGGGCGCTGTTCGGGGCCATATCACCCTGAAGAAGTCCAAGACCGACCGGGAAGACCAAAGACTTCCCGATTGGACCGTTAACAAGAGAAGCCATCAATGAGCACCTTGATGGATCGTCCATGCTTCTTCCCTATAGGAAGAGTTCCAAGGCTGTCGGAAAAGAACAGGCCTACCGCATCCTCAACAGTACAGCACGAACAGTAAGGATCAAGAATACCATCGGCACTCACATTCTGCGGAAGACCTTTGCCTATCATGCCTACAAAAGCGGTCATAACCTGTCCATGATTCAGAATCTCCTCAATCACTCTGCTCCTTCGGTCACACTAAGGTACATCGGCATAACCAAAGAGGAGATGGATAACATCTTCCTGACCTTGAACCTCTAAGCGAGGATATTCTGATTCAGTGCCCCTGTCTGGTAGCAGGGGCTTTTCCTTTCCCGGATTCCTCTTCTGCCTCTAACCAATCCAGGACACCCACGAGGGACGCTAAGCAAAGCTGACTGGTACGTATATACGCTCACATTTTGCCGCCAAAAATTTTTGTTATTGCATACCCAACAAGATTCTTAATGCATGTTAACCACGTTCCTTTCTCTACATCATACTTCATCTTCCTTGATAGAATACCGCGGGAGCACTTTTATTTCGTTGGGAGCAACAATTGCGGCTTTAGTCCTAGCGATAATGAGTGGGAACCTCCGCCCTAGAGATACGCCCAAAATGGCCGCTGTGTTGGCCATCACTCCCGAAGGGAGGTTTTCGTTCAGCAACAGGACGAGCTTCTTTCCATTCAAGCGGCTACACCTCCATGATCGTCTACGTTGAAAAACCGTATTTACCCGAAAGACATAAAGTAACGTTTCGGCGTTATTCCCAATATCTTCTTGAAACAGTTGGTTAAATGGCTTTGATCGCTGAATCCGGCGGAACAGGCTACCTCCGCTAGGGGCATACCCCTCTCGCAGCCTCTCGTCTAAATTACCACCGTCGTAAAGGATTTTCTTGTAGAATCTTGCTGTTTTGCCGATAGACATATTCTCGTATGTTATAATTTTTATCTCCAAAGGAGGCCGAGATGCGATATAACGACATCGTCCTGACCGTCCGTTCTTTAAAGAAAAGTTTCGGCCCCGTAGACGCCCTCGTAGAGGGAGATCTGACCCTCGAGAGGGGAAAGATAACTGCGTTGGTGGGAAACAACGGAGCGGGAAAGACCACTCTGATCAAATGCATAACCGGAGCGCTGCGGCCTGATT harbors:
- a CDS encoding tyrosine-type recombinase/integrase, giving the protein MDFVHPIKDKHEVEAMKKVLKNGRLRDYALFDLGIKSALRISGLLALTVKNVTTDKGAVRGHITLKKSKTDREDQRLPDWTVNKRSHQ
- a CDS encoding tyrosine-type recombinase/integrase codes for the protein MLLPYRKSSKAVGKEQAYRILNSTARTVRIKNTIGTHILRKTFAYHAYKSGHNLSMIQNLLNHSAPSVTLRYIGITKEEMDNIFLTLNL
- a CDS encoding DUF2000 family protein yields the protein MNGKKLVLLLNENLPSGVMANTAAILGVSLGRRFPLIIARTKAAIVAPNEIKVLPRYSIKEDEV
- a CDS encoding helix-turn-helix domain-containing protein, encoding MPLAEVACSAGFSDQSHLTNCFKKILGITPKRYFMSFG